In Dryobates pubescens isolate bDryPub1 chromosome 19, bDryPub1.pri, whole genome shotgun sequence, the sequence tcagctcagaaGACTACTTGCAAACAAGAGCAGCTCAAAGTGATGATGTTATTTAAGACACAATGAGGTTAATGATGTGTGTTAAATGCATGAACAATTTCTATTTTTAGGAAGTTTGAGACttgatctttaaaaaaaaagtttcttgaTAAATAAGCAAGCCAGTTCCAGTCTGGATGCAAGGTTCATCTCCTATGACCCTGCACGGTTGTAGCTGCTGAGGAGCTTGTTTGCTGAGCAACACACCAGACAATATCAAAGGTCTCGATGGCTTTTCTGGTTTCTAGCTGAGTCTGAAGAAtcaatcaatcatagaatcctataaaggcttgggttggaaggcacctcagagatcatctgctccagcacccctaCCATGGTTATCCAAGGCCTTAtgcaatctggccttgaacaccaggaggcatccacactctgggcaacctcttccagagtctcaccaccctcatactaaagaacttcttcctaagctccagtctaaccctgctctccctcagcttcaaaccattccctctagtcctgtcactaggcacccttatgaaagtccctctccagcctcctgtaggctcccttcaggtattggaaggcctGACTGTGTGTATCTGCTGGTGGACATTGTGCTGCATGCAGATGCCAAAGCTAACTTCTCTTTGTTCCTCCTAGATCACATCAAGCGTACGGAACAACAATGCCAAGTATATTATTGAGGGTGAATATGCCAACACCATCTTCAAAGTGCAAGAAACCAGTGGTGATGTCTATGCAtttgagaggctggacagagaaaagaaagcagagtaTGAGCTGACAGCTCTCATTATCGACCGGAGAAACAACCAGTCGCTGGAACCTCCGTCGAAGTTCATTATCAAGGTTTATGATATCAATGACAATGTCCCCGTGTTTGTACAAAAGGTATTCAATGGATCTGTCCCAGAAATGTCACCAGTAGGTAGGTTCTTCCATCACTTATTTCCCTTCGTGCCTCTGGTTTAAAAAAGTAGAATTCTATGCTAAATGTTGTTGTGTGAACCTCTTTTTGTAGGAACCTCGGTCACCAAAGTGACAGCTGTAGATGCTGACGACCCCACAGTTACAGGTCACGCTACAGTTACCTACCAAGTCATTAAAGGAGATGAGTACTTCACAGTTGATGACTCTGGTAGGTCAGATACACAAATGTCCTCGTATTTTTTGTCCTTTGAAGGCAACAGCTTTAAGGTTTTGCCATTCTGAACAAATTTGGTAATAATTCAAAAACGCAATTTTAAGCATAATTTGGATATATTCTTCATGGCCTTTCATACAATGCCATTGTCTGCATCTGGAGAAGAACTAATGAAGCTGGGATATCAGATGCCATGAGGTACATGAGAAATAAAGAACAGgtcattttttccttccctgattAAGAGACTGACTGAGAGCTAATGTAAGTTCTTGTTTCCAACTGAGCATTGACCAAACAGCAAAAGAGAATACAGCAATTCTGAAGCAGCATCTCCTAATCAATAACTCAACCCTTTGCTTTCCTGAATTTCCTTGTTTAAATTTCACCCAGGCTGAAAATTAATGTCAGTGTCTCTTGTGATCATACTGGTCCTCTGCAGCAAACAACTCGGATAAGAGGTGCTCAATACTGGGTTCGGTTGGGGacccttcactacaagaaagttATTAAGTTGCtgaagggtgtccagagaagggcaaaaaaagctggtgaagggtctggagaacagggctgatgAGAAGCAGCTAAGAGAACTGGGggtgcttagtctggagaagaggaggctgaagggagacctcattgctctccacaggtccctgaaaggaggttgcagtgaggtgaggcttggtctcttctccctaggatcaggtgaaaggagaggaaatggcctgaaattgtgccaggggaggtttaggttggagattaggtagtattcctttgctgcaagagtagtcagggattagaacaggctgcccagggaggtggtggagtcagtgttcctggagatgttcaagtatGGACATAGAATTTTGTGACATAGTTTActgccatggtggtgttgaatTGATGGTCGGACTCAATCATCTCAGACAtctttccaacacaaacaattctttgattctctgatATGCTGTAATGACCAAATTTAGCCATCAACAGACTGCTTCTAAGCAGCAAAGCTCAGTGTAAAGAGATGTACTGTATCTCCCAAATACTCAATCATGTAGCCTTAGAAACATACCCCTGTGAAAGTGCTAGTTAAAACCATATGTGTGGCATAAGACCAAAGTTTGCTGTCTAAGCCAAGACGCATTGGACAAGTCACCACATCTAATCCTGctccctgttttttttttccacaggtgTGATCTCCACAACAAGGGCTGATTTAGACAGAGAGAACCAAGCAACCTACGAAATCGTTGTTAAAGCAAAAGATGGTCCAGGGTCTTCTGGGGACTCAAGCACAGCTACAGTGATAATCACTTTAACTGACATCAATGACAACTTCCCCGTGTTCAAACACCGTGAGtatcctgccagggcagagctcatcACAACTCACCTTTCCTTAAGGAAAGAATCTTAGCTTTTCAGAAGGTTTTCTGTATTTCAGCCCTGGGTGTTGCACACCTAGAAAAGAAACTAAAACTCACCATGAATTTCCTCACTTTGCACAAGATTTGGGCAATTTGAGGAGTTAATTATACTCTCATAAAAAATACATCAAAGTTCTGACTGTAGTGATCTGGAATGTTCAATTCTCCATGAAATCTCTGTGTGTCTATAAACTAAGAACAACTTTTAACTAAGTTCTAACTCCCATGTACACACTCGTtatgacttttttcccccttgttgttatttttaaacAGCATCATTCCACTTCAAAGTtcctgaaaatatttcagtaGGAGGAGAAGTTGGAAGAGTCAAGGTAGAAGATATTGATGAACCACAACACAGAAATACGAAGTACAGTTTTGTCAGAGGAGATTACAGGGACACCTTTGAAATTGTAGCAAATCCATTCACAAATGAAGGAATCATTAGGCCAAAAAAGGTACTTTTCCCACTAACAAAGAtgatgatttgggttttttccctgcatAACAAAAGTGTTTGCTTCCCTTTATGACTAGAGACAGCGAAAAAATGAGTGGAGGTCAGAATTCAACACATTCATCCTGAAAACCCTGTTTTGTGAGGTGTGTGAGAAGAGCAGCTGGTGATTCACATGTCCATCTCAAATGCCAGTCCCAAGAAAACCTAGAAtgactgcagagagcagtggggGTGGTGGCAGATATTCAGGATACACACCTCAGGCTTCTCTCAGTCTGCTTCTAAGAGTCAGTGATTTTAAGAGTTGAACTAACCAAGTCCATGAATCTTTCCCTTCTGTAGCCCAACTGTAACCAAAGTAGAAAATGTAAACAAGTCCACCTGACCTCTCCTCCAAAGTGCTCTTTACAGTTTGGCACTTGCTCCAGTCTgagccacagctcctctgctttccccagGGTGTTTTCAGAGCTTCCCCACTAATTCTTTATAACTCTCTAAGAGAGCCCAGATTCCAAAGCCTTGATTAGGGTTTACTCATTGGGTTGTTTTCATTCTCAGATCAGATCTACTTGATTTGCACCAAGGGACATTCCTGCATTATACAGAGCACTGTCAAGCTAAGAGTTTATCGATTTCATTTGACTCACTGGAGGaataagaaaaaaggaaggaggactATAAATCACCTCCTGCAATCCTCAGATTGACAGGAATGTGgttttcccttccaaacctcTCTCTGTAACTGTAAAGCCTAGAAATGTCATTAAGAGGAACATTTTAAGGAAACAAATGCCAAGTATTCCAAGATTAGCAGTAAAGCTGTGGTCACACCAGATGTAGCACTTCCCCTGGTCTTTCCAGGACCTGAGGAATGCATTGCTTGCAACTTCTACCCCAGGAAGAAGCACTAAGAgacctcacacacacacacatctggaATCAGCTAATCTTTTACCATGCAGTGGACAAAGTTCACCCTGCAGTGTTGTAACATGCTTTTGCCCATGCATGTCACAATTTTCAATAAACAGCCATCTGGGATAAAATTTCAACTGCATGACGATTTCCACTTGCCGTGTTCTGCTCCAACAAGAGTCACCCGCAACAACTGCTGCAAGTTTCACAGGGCTCTTATCATCTCAGGAACCCAAAGTTTGAAATGAGTGATGATTTGGGCATTTctttctgccccagctcctggccttCCTTCCATTGTCTGATTCCTTTTGTAATCTCAGTCAATGGGAAAAACACGGAAGGGGACGTCATTTATCACCAGATACCGCAGCGAATGGTCACATGGCTATGAACTCTGCCTTGAATGAGTTCAGAATTTAAAGCTTAACCAACAAGAGGAGAATCTGGTCCCCAGCTTTTGAGAAAAAAGGAGCTAAACAAGTTTTGGTATATGAAGAAAAATTGTTTAAACTAAGAAATATTTGCTCAGTTTGGAATACTGGATGAATCTGTTCAAAACCAGAAGTTGCTCAACCCACTCTATGAAAAAGAAGCTCGGTGTGGAAATGCTCTCCCAAGAACCGGGCTAAGATGCAGCTTAGAGCACATAGCTAGCTTAAATGCAAACTTTACTTAGACACCTCCAGAGGAATAAATcctgggtgacagagcactggaacaggctgctcagggaggttgtagggtctccctctctggagatattcaaaactcacctggctgcgttcctgtgtgatctggtgtaggtgataatgctctggcagggaggttggactagatcttttgaggtcccttccagcccctgaaattctgtcattctgtgattgtttgttgttgttttttttctcctagccCCTGGACTTTGAAAAAGTAGCAGAATACAGGTTTGATATCGAAGCAACAGACCCCACGGTTGATCTTCGCTATTTCAAATCTGGTGGCTCTAGGAGCATTTCAACAGTCACCATTGAAGTCACTGATGTTGACGAGCCTCCTGTCTTCACCAAACTACCATATGAGTTTAAAGTCAAGGAAAATGACCTAGAAGTCCgaacactgggttcagtttgggcaCACGACCCCGACGCAGCTAAACGGAAAATCAGGTAAAGTGACACCGGATTCAGTCAGGTCATTTTAAAGTGGGGAATTCATTCATGATTCCAAGAATTTGGCCAAGAACTGAGGCTTAGGCCTTGTTTTTCAGAATctgcatgcaaaaaaaaaaaccaaaaaactacaaaataaataaatccaatTTGATttttccagcactgcagccctggaCATAAACAGTGACCAACAAATATGACCATAAATTATCTTTGACCCACATAAACTTActtaataataaaatattttcacattTATGGGAAAAAATGAGCAGTGCTGCATATCTTCATATGGTTATAATGTATTGTTACATTTATTGTAATAACTCTCTCAAGAATGTGCTTTGAAAAGCAAGTAGAACTTCTGAAACGGTAAAAGACAATAATCTGGAAAACTTACCAAAGGATATCATAGAACcctagaatgctttgggttggaagggaccttgaagatcatctagctccagcctccttcccactagaccaagttgctcaagtccccatccagcctggcctttaacacctccaggtagggggcatccacagcctccctgggcaacctgttccagtgtctcaccaccctcactggaaagaatttcttcctatatATTTCACTCTCACAGCTTGCATAATTTAAAGGAAGTATTCTGAGGCTGCCTTTTCAAGATATTAATGCAATTTGTCACACAAGAGATCTCTGACCCTCCACTCTACAGACCTGAAGTGAAACACAGTGTTATCACCCTTGCATTGACATATCcctttttaaacaaaacccagaTTCATTCGACGAAGAGCCAGTCCTAATGGAGACTACATCAGGGTATCGGACACAGGAATTATTCAGCTTCCCAAGCCTCTGGACAGGGAATTCAGTTCCTCATACAACATCACTGTAGCAGCTCAGGAAATCCTTGAAGATGGTAAGTGCTCTCCACTTCCCTGTTTGAAAGAAATCAGTGTGCAGCTGGACTGTATCTTATCGGAAAGGAATGCCACAACCTGACATCCTCTTTCCACTAACAAATTAAAAGGCTGCTTGCAGGGTTTGCACAATCATCATCCAAATCCAGTGAGCACCTACAAATGGGTCAAACAACACTTGACCCCTGGCTGTTATGAAAATGCATTCAGTTAGAAGATTTGGCCCCTAGCTGTTATGAAAGCACATTCAATTTTCACAAGGAATTAAAAGGGCATGAGAAGAGGAAGCAGGTTGGGAAACAAGCCAAGCCTGTGGTTAAGAGCAGAAAGATACCAGCCAGCTTCACCCATTAATACGGAATTCAAAGATCCCTCTcccatgctgctgcccaggtagCCCCGCAGAGCTTTGCTCAGAttcagggagcagggcaggcccaAGGACCATTCCTCAGTTGAGCTGGGGGAGATTGGCCTTTTCTGGAGGGCAAAAAATACTCAGCAATATAGACATGGCCAGGTTTTAGGAAACTGTCTGAATCTGCCCAAGGAAAAGTTCAATTTGGTGATGAAGAGGTGGACACAAACAGCAGAAAGAGCAGGACCTACACAGCGCAGagactcacagattgcattgggttagaagggaccctcaaaggtcatctcatccaactCCTCTGCAATAAGCAGGAACATCTACAACTAGATCAAGctgtccagggccacatcaaatctgatcttgaatgtctcaagGGATGAAGCCTCAACCGCATCGctgggctacctgttccagtgcttcaccactctcattgtgaagaaattccttctgatgtccaacctaaatctaccctactCCAGTTTCaagtcattgcccctcatcctagtcctacaagcccttctcaacagtccctccccagccttcctgtgtgtccccttcagctattgaaatgtagctctaaggtgtcccttctcttctccaggctgaacagccccagttctatCCCAGCCCTCTCAAGAGAGCTGTGCTATTGTTGTCATTTCAGGCCGTCTTTCTGACAGAGAATCACACGCCCATGTTCATGTCATAGTTACTGATGAGAATGACAATGCTCCAGAACTCGTTTATCCTGAGGAACCCCGCGTGTGTGAAAATGCTGCACCAGGAAAGGTGAGACAGGAGGGGGAGTTTTCCCTCTAGACTTCAAGTGCCTGCTTGCAAGCTCAAGTGAAAGATGTCTTTTAGTAACAGCTAGGCTCAATTTTCATGCCCAAGCACTTGATCACTTCACTGCTTTCCAAAACATCAGTGAT encodes:
- the CDH5 gene encoding cadherin-5, whose amino-acid sequence is MNHLILLFSLFLTPAFADKESQETTQTFSSNSASHKRLKRDWIWNQMHIKEEIDTPLPHHVGKITSSVRNNNAKYIIEGEYANTIFKVQETSGDVYAFERLDREKKAEYELTALIIDRRNNQSLEPPSKFIIKVYDINDNVPVFVQKVFNGSVPEMSPVGTSVTKVTAVDADDPTVTGHATVTYQVIKGDEYFTVDDSGVISTTRADLDRENQATYEIVVKAKDGPGSSGDSSTATVIITLTDINDNFPVFKHPSFHFKVPENISVGGEVGRVKVEDIDEPQHRNTKYSFVRGDYRDTFEIVANPFTNEGIIRPKKPLDFEKVAEYRFDIEATDPTVDLRYFKSGGSRSISTVTIEVTDVDEPPVFTKLPYEFKVKENDLEVRTLGSVWAHDPDAAKRKIRFIRRRASPNGDYIRVSDTGIIQLPKPLDREFSSSYNITVAAQEILEDGRLSDRESHAHVHVIVTDENDNAPELVYPEEPRVCENAAPGKVIIRISATDKDEISPRGFFKYSLATEDSNFSLVENHDNTANITVRYGQFNRELAKIHYLPVIISDNGDPELSSTNTLVISVCKCNEKGNFTFCEERAKQVGVSIQALVAIFICIFTIIIITLLILLRQRHKKDLSGLGRNVAEIHEQLVTYDEEGGGEMDTTSYDVSVLNSVRKNGMKPEAVPSPYAQVQKPPGNITSGAGEMEMMIEVKKDEADNDRDLLPYDTLHIYGYEGAESIAESLSSLGSGSSDSDIDYDFLNDWGPRFKMLAELYGSEPSQDFVY